In Pelosinus sp. UFO1, one genomic interval encodes:
- a CDS encoding 4-hydroxy-tetrahydrodipicolinate reductase: MEKIKIGVFGFGKTGKVISNEFLNDSLFTLAWVVRRSNEDHQKYASRLLGYEFDAGEIFSIEDIDDDFFLENPVDALVDFSDSTGIHLYSKAAEVGIPIISAISKYEPEEMDLLKSFSETTSVLYSPNITLGINVLLVAAQILQKIAPHADIEIVEEHFKGKKEVSGTAQKIANALNLNVEEHLNSIRVGGIVGRHEIIFGMPNQTIRLSHESISRAAFGQGAIFAVKFLIGQPPGMYSMENIIAEMFRQNIPVY, from the coding sequence TTGGAGAAAATCAAGATTGGTGTTTTTGGCTTTGGGAAAACAGGTAAAGTTATCAGTAATGAATTCCTCAACGACAGTTTATTTACGCTGGCGTGGGTAGTGCGTAGAAGTAACGAGGATCATCAGAAATATGCAAGTCGCCTATTAGGATATGAGTTTGATGCAGGGGAGATTTTTTCTATTGAGGACATTGATGATGATTTCTTTTTAGAAAATCCAGTAGATGCGCTTGTAGATTTTTCTGATTCTACAGGGATTCATTTATATAGTAAAGCAGCGGAAGTGGGAATTCCGATTATTTCTGCTATCTCAAAATATGAACCGGAGGAAATGGATCTGCTAAAATCCTTTTCAGAGACTACTTCGGTACTTTATTCTCCCAATATTACTTTGGGGATTAACGTATTACTGGTAGCAGCCCAAATTTTGCAGAAAATAGCTCCTCATGCAGATATTGAAATTGTAGAGGAACATTTTAAAGGTAAAAAAGAAGTGTCGGGAACAGCACAAAAAATTGCGAATGCTCTTAACCTCAATGTGGAAGAGCACCTAAATTCAATTCGCGTTGGCGGAATTGTTGGGCGCCACGAAATCATCTTCGGGATGCCAAATCAAACTATTCGATTATCTCATGAAAGCATCAGCAGGGCAGCGTTTGGTCAAGGGGCTATTTTTGCAGTAAAATTTCTCATTGGCCAACCTCCAGGAATGTATAGCATGGAAAACATAATTGCCGAGATGTTCAGACAGAATATCCCTGTATATTAG
- a CDS encoding peroxiredoxin: MSAKVGQKAPDFSMSTTADIKTLEHVVKLEDYQGKWLILFFYPLDFTFVCPTEIKGFNSRLDEFNKIGAEILGISTDSVYSHRAWIRASKEEGGLGELNYPLASDITKQVSRDYGVLIEEKGVSLRGLFIIDPEGIIRYQIVSDLNVGRSVDEILRVLKAFQTGGLCPIDWQPGQKTL, encoded by the coding sequence ATGTCAGCCAAAGTTGGTCAAAAAGCCCCTGATTTTAGCATGTCTACTACGGCGGATATTAAGACGTTGGAACATGTTGTAAAGCTTGAAGATTATCAAGGAAAATGGCTCATTCTTTTCTTTTATCCTTTGGATTTTACATTCGTTTGTCCAACGGAAATCAAAGGATTTAACTCTAGGTTAGATGAATTTAATAAAATTGGTGCGGAAATACTTGGTATAAGTACTGACAGTGTATATTCACATCGTGCTTGGATAAGAGCTTCAAAAGAAGAAGGCGGATTAGGTGAATTGAATTATCCGCTAGCTTCTGATATCACAAAGCAGGTATCTAGAGATTATGGCGTTTTAATTGAAGAGAAAGGTGTTTCTCTTCGCGGGTTATTTATAATTGATCCAGAAGGTATAATTCGTTATCAAATCGTTAGTGATTTAAATGTTGGACGTAGTGTGGATGAAATATTACGGGTATTAAAGGCTTTTCAAACTGGTGGATTATGTCCTATTGATTGGCAGCCTGGCCAAAAGACGCTTTAA
- a CDS encoding DMT family transporter codes for MEKQNLTKIYLILLLVPLFWGGAFGTTKHILSELSPLTTSALRFIIAGLLMLIWSSWRKELTWLPIKQNFFYLLALGATGVFSYNYFFATGLQYTSAVTAALIIVINPVFTTCIASFFMGEAWNWRTLLGVIISLLGVSLVVSKGDLSVLTQMSIGRGEIYLFGSVASWVIYTLLVKKVSRTIGTTVVTAVSTMMGAVMLLVLSIIKEDQWSKVLNLSNQTMLEIIYLATCATVVAFLLFNWGIQRIGATKASAYINLMPINALWIAVFLYGEKISAYHLIGMSLTVLGVYITTQNKIQLMPKGQVQ; via the coding sequence ATGGAAAAACAAAATCTCACTAAAATTTATCTCATTCTCTTATTAGTGCCTTTATTTTGGGGAGGTGCATTTGGGACAACGAAACATATTTTATCGGAATTATCTCCCCTAACGACATCAGCCCTTCGATTTATCATTGCTGGATTACTTATGCTCATTTGGAGCAGTTGGCGTAAAGAGTTGACTTGGCTGCCTATTAAACAGAATTTTTTTTACCTATTAGCTTTAGGTGCAACAGGTGTTTTTTCCTATAACTATTTTTTTGCCACAGGCTTACAGTATACCTCCGCGGTAACGGCAGCTCTGATTATTGTCATTAATCCAGTTTTTACAACATGTATTGCTAGTTTCTTTATGGGGGAGGCGTGGAACTGGCGTACATTGCTGGGAGTAATCATATCCTTACTAGGTGTTTCCTTAGTTGTTAGTAAAGGAGACCTAAGCGTGCTGACTCAGATGTCTATTGGTCGTGGCGAAATTTATTTATTTGGTTCCGTTGCAAGTTGGGTTATTTATACCCTTCTTGTTAAAAAAGTCAGCCGCACCATTGGAACAACTGTAGTCACTGCTGTATCAACAATGATGGGAGCAGTGATGTTGCTGGTCCTTTCGATAATAAAAGAAGATCAATGGAGCAAAGTCTTAAATCTATCCAACCAAACGATGCTGGAAATAATATATCTGGCGACTTGCGCTACAGTAGTGGCCTTTTTGCTGTTTAATTGGGGGATTCAACGTATTGGCGCAACCAAGGCATCAGCCTATATTAACCTTATGCCGATAAATGCATTGTGGATTGCCGTATTCCTATATGGAGAAAAAATTTCAGCATACCATTTGATCGGTATGTCTCTTACCGTTCTAGGTGTATATATTACAACGCAGAACAAAATACAACTTATGCCAAAGGGGCAGGTTCAGTGA
- a CDS encoding helix-hairpin-helix domain-containing protein has translation MLEQRNKILFIVMLAVLIVAGSFYSFWQKNSISASTSSSEALAKSAPIIEEKTSEIFVYISGAVHNPGVFKASQNARVFDIVAMAGGLTSDADVTKINMAQSVKDGTHLHVAERAIVQGNNVAAGLNKSKVGGSSNTVNINTAEKNELDALPGVGPALAERIIEYRQTNGSFKDIDELKKVPGIGSSKFEKMKEKISI, from the coding sequence GTGCTTGAGCAAAGGAATAAAATATTATTTATTGTGATGCTGGCGGTATTAATTGTAGCAGGTAGTTTTTATAGTTTTTGGCAGAAGAATTCAATATCAGCGTCGACATCTTCTAGTGAAGCCCTAGCCAAAAGTGCTCCTATTATCGAAGAAAAAACCAGTGAAATCTTTGTGTATATAAGTGGAGCAGTTCATAACCCAGGTGTATTTAAAGCCTCACAAAATGCAAGAGTTTTTGATATCGTTGCGATGGCTGGTGGTCTTACCTCTGATGCCGATGTGACAAAAATTAATATGGCACAGTCAGTAAAAGATGGTACACACCTTCATGTTGCTGAAAGGGCAATCGTCCAAGGGAACAACGTAGCTGCTGGCTTAAACAAGAGTAAGGTGGGTGGCAGCAGCAATACCGTTAATATTAATACTGCAGAAAAAAACGAATTGGATGCATTGCCTGGGGTAGGGCCAGCATTAGCAGAGCGTATTATAGAATATCGTCAGACCAATGGTAGTTTTAAAGATATTGATGAATTAAAGAAGGTCCCAGGAATTGGGTCAAGTAAATTTGAGAAAATGAAAGAAAAAATAAGCATCTGA